One Micromonospora eburnea genomic region harbors:
- the nth gene encoding endonuclease III — MTTSPPETDLGRTRRARRIGRALAETHPDAHCELDHSNALELAVATILSAQCTDKKVNEVTPKLFARYRTAADYAGADRVEMEELIRPTGFYRNKTTSLINLGRALCERYDGEVPKRLVDLVTLPGIGRKTANVILGNAFGVPGITVDTHFQRLVRRWNLTAETDPVKIEHAIGALYPKREWTMLSHRVIFHGRRVCHARKPACGACTLVKLCPSYGTGPTDPAVAVKLLKGPRARDLAEAVGIDPDLVPQQAVAAEVP; from the coding sequence GTGACCACAAGTCCCCCCGAGACCGACCTCGGCCGTACGCGCCGCGCCCGGCGGATCGGCCGGGCGCTTGCCGAGACCCATCCCGACGCGCACTGTGAACTCGACCACTCCAACGCGTTGGAGCTCGCGGTCGCCACCATCCTGTCGGCGCAGTGCACCGACAAGAAGGTCAACGAGGTCACCCCGAAGCTCTTCGCCCGTTACCGCACCGCCGCCGACTACGCCGGGGCGGACCGGGTCGAGATGGAGGAGCTGATCCGGCCGACCGGGTTCTACCGGAACAAGACCACCTCGCTGATCAACCTCGGCCGCGCGCTCTGCGAGCGGTACGACGGCGAGGTCCCGAAGCGGCTGGTCGACCTGGTCACCCTGCCCGGCATCGGCCGCAAGACCGCCAACGTGATCCTCGGCAACGCCTTCGGGGTCCCCGGCATCACCGTCGACACCCACTTTCAGCGGCTGGTGCGCCGGTGGAACCTGACCGCCGAGACCGACCCGGTCAAGATCGAGCACGCCATCGGCGCGCTGTACCCGAAGCGCGAGTGGACGATGCTGTCGCATCGGGTCATCTTCCACGGGCGGCGGGTCTGCCACGCCCGCAAGCCCGCCTGCGGCGCCTGCACGCTGGTGAAGCTCTGCCCGTCGTACGGCACCGGGCCGACCGATCCGGCGGTCGCCGTCAAGCTGCTCAAGGGGCCGCGCGCCCGGGATCTCGCCGAGGCGGTCGGCATCGACCCGGACCTGGTGCCGCAGCAGGCGGTCGCGGCGGAGGTGCCGTGA
- a CDS encoding CapA family protein has translation MYAPARSVSRVRRRRAAALGMLLFALLVAGCGDGGSGSGPVWQAGGGGAPTGSAVPVDAVQPSEPGESAKVVSLTATGDVIMGNAPSRLPANGGKDFFDDVKAALKGDLVMGNLEEPLTEDTGTGKCAPNATNCYQFRAPPGYAAHLRSAGFQLLNQANNHGYDYGPRGYENTQSALKEHGLKHTGAPGEITVVDVKGVKVAVLGFSSYPWSNSLTDIGAAKKVVAQAAEQADLVVVQVHMGAEGADKTRVKPGTEMFYGENRGDPIRFSHAVIDAGADLVVGHGPHVLRGMEFYKGRLIAYSLGNFAGGGKSLNSSGRLGWGGVLKVSLAADGSFVEGGFTSTAMNGVGRPAVDRQHRGLGLVRQLSRDNFPETGARLDSDGRITAPEA, from the coding sequence ATGTATGCTCCCGCCCGCTCCGTGTCCCGTGTCCGGCGTCGCCGGGCCGCCGCCCTCGGCATGCTGCTGTTCGCACTGCTCGTCGCCGGCTGCGGCGACGGCGGCAGCGGCAGCGGCCCCGTCTGGCAGGCGGGCGGCGGAGGCGCGCCGACCGGCTCGGCGGTCCCCGTCGACGCCGTCCAGCCCAGCGAGCCGGGCGAGTCCGCGAAGGTCGTCTCGCTGACCGCGACCGGTGACGTGATCATGGGCAACGCCCCTTCCCGGCTGCCGGCCAACGGGGGCAAGGACTTCTTCGACGACGTCAAGGCCGCGCTCAAGGGCGACCTGGTGATGGGCAACCTGGAGGAGCCGCTCACCGAGGACACCGGCACCGGCAAGTGCGCGCCCAACGCGACGAACTGCTACCAGTTCCGGGCGCCCCCCGGCTACGCGGCGCACCTGCGCTCCGCCGGGTTCCAGCTGCTCAACCAGGCCAACAACCACGGGTACGACTACGGCCCGCGGGGCTACGAGAACACCCAGTCCGCGCTCAAGGAACACGGGCTCAAGCACACCGGCGCGCCCGGCGAGATCACCGTGGTCGACGTGAAGGGCGTGAAGGTCGCGGTGCTGGGCTTCTCGTCGTACCCGTGGTCGAACAGCCTCACCGACATCGGGGCGGCCAAGAAGGTGGTCGCCCAGGCCGCCGAACAGGCCGACCTGGTCGTGGTGCAGGTGCACATGGGGGCCGAGGGCGCCGACAAGACCCGGGTGAAGCCGGGCACCGAGATGTTCTACGGCGAGAACCGGGGCGATCCGATCCGCTTCTCGCACGCCGTGATCGACGCGGGCGCCGACCTGGTCGTCGGGCACGGCCCGCACGTGCTGCGCGGCATGGAGTTCTACAAGGGGCGCCTGATCGCGTACAGCCTGGGCAACTTCGCCGGCGGGGGGAAGTCGCTGAACAGCTCCGGCCGGCTCGGCTGGGGCGGCGTGCTGAAGGTCTCACTCGCGGCGGACGGCAGCTTCGTCGAGGGCGGGTTCACCTCCACGGCGATGAACGGCGTGGGGCGGCCGGCGGTCGACCGGCAGCACCGTGGCCTCGGGCTGGTCCGGCAGCTGAGCCGGGACAACTTCCCGGAGACCGGTGCCCGGCTCGACAGCGACGGCCGGATCACCGCGCCGGAGGCGTAG
- a CDS encoding adenosylcobinamide amidohydrolase gives MLREPFLTTRDEDGWNIPLLVWRADEPLLAVGTAPLGGGIGVRRWVVNATVPMSYDRDDPAAHLAELADGLGLAGPGVGLLTGVDVAEAVARADSGVRVWATVGLGTPVWAAAPAPAPAAQRVGTVNIVVYVPARLGEAALVNAVATATEAKAQAIWELGLAATGTPTDAVTVLCPADGEPAAYGGPRSTWGAPLARAVHAAVRAGGVGTVVPWSDRRAG, from the coding sequence GTGCTGCGCGAGCCATTCCTGACCACCCGTGACGAGGACGGATGGAACATCCCATTGCTGGTCTGGCGTGCCGACGAGCCGCTGCTGGCGGTCGGCACCGCTCCGCTCGGCGGCGGGATCGGCGTACGCCGGTGGGTGGTCAACGCGACCGTGCCGATGTCGTACGACCGGGACGACCCGGCGGCCCACCTGGCCGAGCTGGCCGACGGCCTGGGCCTGGCCGGACCCGGGGTGGGGCTGCTGACCGGGGTCGACGTGGCCGAGGCGGTGGCGCGGGCCGACAGCGGCGTGCGGGTCTGGGCGACGGTCGGGCTCGGCACTCCGGTCTGGGCCGCCGCCCCCGCGCCCGCGCCGGCGGCCCAGCGGGTCGGCACGGTCAACATCGTGGTGTACGTCCCGGCCCGGCTGGGCGAGGCCGCCCTGGTCAACGCGGTGGCGACGGCCACCGAGGCGAAGGCGCAGGCGATCTGGGAGCTGGGGTTGGCGGCGACCGGTACGCCTACGGACGCGGTCACCGTGCTCTGCCCGGCCGACGGTGAGCCCGCCGCGTACGGCGGCCCCCGGTCGACGTGGGGCGCGCCGCTCGCCCGGGCCGTGCACGCGGCCGTCCGGGCCGGTGGCGTCGGCACGGTGGTTCCCTGGTCAGACCGCCGGGCGGGCTGA
- a CDS encoding Crp/Fnr family transcriptional regulator, whose translation MDEVLARSGIFQGVDPEAAEALAKEMETLEVRKGEVVFNEGEPGDSLYILLSGKIKVGRRAADGRQNLIAVMGPSDMVGELSLFDPGPRTATATAVTDTRLVRLRKQALRPWLNNRPEIAEQLLRVLARRLRRTNDSLADLIFTDVPGRVAKNLLQMAGRFGTRDGGVLRVTHDLTQEEIAQLVGASRETVNKALADFASRGWLRLDGKSIIILDPERLARRARV comes from the coding sequence ATGGACGAGGTACTGGCCCGCAGCGGGATCTTCCAGGGTGTCGACCCGGAGGCTGCCGAGGCGCTCGCCAAGGAGATGGAGACGCTCGAGGTCCGTAAGGGCGAGGTCGTCTTCAACGAGGGCGAGCCCGGCGACAGCCTCTACATCCTCCTGTCCGGCAAGATCAAGGTGGGTCGCCGCGCGGCGGACGGCCGGCAGAACCTGATCGCCGTGATGGGCCCGTCGGACATGGTCGGCGAGCTGTCGCTCTTCGACCCCGGCCCGCGTACGGCGACGGCCACCGCGGTGACCGACACCCGGCTGGTGCGGCTGCGCAAGCAGGCACTGCGGCCGTGGCTGAACAACCGGCCGGAGATCGCCGAGCAGCTCCTGCGGGTGCTCGCCCGCCGACTGCGCCGGACCAACGACTCGCTGGCCGACCTGATCTTCACGGACGTGCCGGGCCGGGTCGCCAAGAACCTGCTCCAGATGGCCGGCCGGTTCGGCACCCGCGACGGTGGCGTGCTGCGGGTGACCCACGACCTGACCCAGGAGGAGATCGCCCAGTTGGTCGGCGCCTCCCGGGAGACGGTCAACAAGGCCCTGGCGGACTTCGCCTCGCGCGGCTGGCTGCGGCTGGACGGCAAGAGCATCATCATCCTCGACCCGGAGCGCCTGGCCCGCCGCGCGCGGGTCTGA
- a CDS encoding metallophosphoesterase family protein, translating to MLERVAVLSDIHGVLPALEAVLAEPDVATADLIVLTGDLAAGPQPVEVLDLLATLGDRARWVRGNADRELVEARAGRISPIEVSNWAAAQLRDDQVARLAALPLTVTLPVAGLGDVLFCHATPQDDEEVVLVDSRLDRWAEVFTGLPTEVGTVVCGHTHMPFTRLVDRRLVVNPGSVGMPYGGAGAWWALLGPGVQLRRTRYDIEAACARVAAESTFPDAIAWADEYLRSRHSDTDALMAFGPRDGR from the coding sequence ATGCTCGAACGTGTCGCGGTCCTCTCCGACATTCACGGCGTACTGCCGGCGCTGGAGGCCGTCCTGGCCGAACCGGACGTGGCCACCGCCGACCTGATCGTGCTCACCGGCGACCTCGCCGCCGGCCCGCAGCCGGTCGAGGTGCTGGACCTGCTCGCCACCCTCGGCGACCGGGCCCGCTGGGTACGCGGCAACGCCGACCGTGAGCTGGTCGAGGCGCGGGCCGGGCGGATCAGCCCGATCGAGGTCTCGAACTGGGCCGCCGCCCAACTCCGGGACGACCAGGTGGCCCGGCTGGCCGCGCTGCCGCTGACCGTCACCCTGCCGGTCGCCGGCCTCGGTGACGTGCTCTTCTGCCACGCCACTCCCCAGGACGACGAGGAGGTCGTGCTGGTCGACTCCCGGCTCGACCGCTGGGCCGAGGTGTTCACCGGCCTGCCGACCGAGGTGGGCACGGTGGTCTGCGGGCACACCCACATGCCGTTCACCCGGCTCGTGGACCGCCGCCTGGTGGTCAACCCGGGCAGCGTCGGGATGCCGTACGGCGGGGCGGGCGCCTGGTGGGCGCTGCTCGGCCCGGGCGTGCAACTGCGCCGGACCCGGTACGACATCGAGGCCGCCTGCGCCCGGGTGGCGGCCGAGTCGACGTTCCCGGACGCCATCGCCTGGGCCGACGAGTACCTGCGCTCCCGCCACTCGGACACGGACGCGCTCATGGCCTTCGGCCCGCGCGACGGCCGCTGA
- a CDS encoding serine/threonine-protein kinase: protein MTETPPGALRLPIVPGLTDLEVFARGGYATVYRATQISVGREVAVKVENRMLGSERDQARFLREARAAGKMSSHPHVVDLFDVGVTVDRHPYLIMELCDGSYAERMRTSPLGPVEARDLGVKIADALAHSHAAGVLHRDVKPANILYSHFNPAVLADFGLAVLAEVRDASVTLEVLTPAYAPPEMFNHSPPSPAVDVYALCATLYAVMHGRPPRWQTERNPSLVTVLEMFNQPIPGLPGVPEELIDVLRLGMSNDPGERPSAVELGGMLAALPLDPGSAPVSGVPVYGAPSAGGPYAVGRTGQPAPRPAPEDAAQPAVTGRDRRWPRRWFFGGAGVLALAASAGAGAWFGGGLANVDQPTPVATGIVNATGSTAVPGCAAGGVRLPAGARCASELECFGPVRLRRDRAEATRVQCNGLHTWETYAVGDLPATLADAGHAAVVADPAVQQVCNVRTFQLASGLTEAAGWNLEVLPPSGSDADRSYRCLAGRGVDALAVPTLIGR, encoded by the coding sequence GTGACCGAGACCCCGCCCGGCGCCCTGCGGCTACCCATCGTGCCCGGTCTGACCGATTTAGAGGTGTTTGCCCGAGGGGGTTACGCCACCGTCTACCGGGCCACCCAGATCTCGGTGGGGCGCGAGGTCGCGGTCAAGGTGGAGAACCGCATGCTGGGCAGCGAGCGGGACCAGGCACGCTTCCTGCGCGAGGCGCGGGCCGCCGGCAAGATGTCCTCCCACCCGCACGTGGTCGACCTCTTCGATGTCGGGGTCACCGTCGACCGGCACCCCTACCTGATCATGGAGCTCTGCGACGGGTCGTACGCGGAGCGGATGCGCACCTCGCCGCTGGGCCCGGTGGAGGCCCGCGACCTCGGCGTCAAGATCGCCGATGCGCTCGCCCACTCGCACGCGGCCGGCGTGCTGCACCGGGACGTGAAGCCGGCCAACATCCTCTACTCCCACTTCAATCCGGCGGTGCTCGCCGACTTCGGGCTGGCGGTGCTGGCCGAGGTGCGCGACGCCTCGGTCACCCTGGAGGTGCTCACCCCGGCGTACGCGCCGCCGGAGATGTTCAACCACAGCCCGCCGTCGCCGGCGGTGGACGTCTACGCGCTCTGCGCCACCCTCTACGCGGTGATGCACGGCCGGCCGCCGCGCTGGCAGACCGAGCGCAATCCGAGCCTGGTCACCGTGCTGGAGATGTTCAACCAGCCGATTCCCGGCCTGCCCGGGGTGCCCGAGGAACTGATCGACGTGCTGCGGCTCGGCATGTCCAACGACCCCGGGGAACGCCCGTCCGCCGTCGAGCTGGGCGGCATGCTCGCCGCGTTGCCGCTCGACCCGGGGTCCGCCCCGGTGAGCGGCGTGCCGGTCTACGGTGCCCCGAGCGCTGGCGGACCGTACGCCGTGGGCCGGACGGGGCAGCCCGCGCCGCGCCCGGCGCCGGAGGACGCCGCCCAACCGGCCGTGACCGGGCGCGACCGGCGGTGGCCCCGGCGCTGGTTCTTCGGCGGCGCGGGGGTGCTCGCCCTGGCCGCCTCCGCCGGCGCGGGAGCCTGGTTCGGCGGTGGCCTGGCGAATGTGGACCAGCCGACGCCGGTGGCCACCGGGATCGTCAACGCCACCGGGTCGACGGCCGTGCCGGGCTGCGCGGCCGGGGGCGTACGCCTGCCGGCCGGTGCCCGGTGTGCGTCCGAGCTGGAGTGTTTCGGGCCGGTACGGCTGCGCCGCGACCGAGCCGAGGCGACCCGGGTGCAGTGCAACGGCCTGCACACCTGGGAGACGTACGCCGTGGGCGACCTGCCCGCGACGCTGGCCGACGCGGGCCACGCCGCGGTCGTCGCCGACCCGGCCGTCCAGCAGGTCTGTAACGTGCGCACCTTCCAGCTCGCCAGTGGCCTCACGGAGGCTGCCGGTTGGAACCTGGAGGTGCTGCCGCCGTCCGGTTCGGACGCCGACCGCAGCTATCGCTGCCTGGCCGGGCGGGGCGTGGACGCGCTCGCCGTGCCGACCCTCATCGGTCGCTGA